The DNA sequence CTTTTTGTTTTACACTCATCTGGTATGAATAAACCAGATAAAGTCCGGCAAACACAATTCCCGGTATCGGAAGAATTCCAAAGAAATAGATCAAGTTCCAGGGATCGAAGAAAATCGCCGCGAAAAGTATGGCTGACACTGCTCCGGAAGCTCCAACTGAGTTGTAAAAGTAGTTGTTGCGGTGTTTTATCAACGCGTAAATGTTTGACACCAGAATGCCTCCAAAGTAAAGAAGAGCATAATCCAGAATGGCATTATTTCCAAAATTATATTTGAAATAGGCTTCAATAGCTCGACCAAACGAGAACAGCACAATCATGTTTACGAACAAATGTTCCCAGTTTGCATGAATAAAGGCATGAGTTATCAGTCGGTGATATTCTTTCTTGTGGACAATTTTACTGGCATTAAACTGCAACTGATCCATCAGTTTAGGCGATTTGAAGGCAGCGTATGAAACAGCTACGGTGATGACAATCAGGATTATAGTCATTTTCGAATGGTTTAATGTAAAATGCGGTATATCATTTCTCGTTGAAGGTCGGCTGACGATGCCGAAATATTGCCAAATCCTTTCGATTTCATATCGTATTCACGCAGAATACTTACAATTTCGACCAGTTTTTTGATGTTGTAGTTTTTTGCTGCTGCCACATACGTCTTCACGAAAAACGGATGCACCCCAAGCACTGAAGCTACGTTGTTTTGCGATTTATCTTCCAGAAAATGATAATTCAGTATTTTCGAAAAGTAGGAGAACAGTGATGAAATTACTACCGGAACCG is a window from the Aquipluma nitroreducens genome containing:
- a CDS encoding rhomboid family intramembrane serine protease encodes the protein MTIILIVITVAVSYAAFKSPKLMDQLQFNASKIVHKKEYHRLITHAFIHANWEHLFVNMIVLFSFGRAIEAYFKYNFGNNAILDYALLYFGGILVSNIYALIKHRNNYFYNSVGASGAVSAILFAAIFFDPWNLIYFFGILPIPGIVFAGLYLVYSYQMSVKQKDNVAHDAHFLGALFGFIFPILLNPMLFESFLDKLFRLIQ